In Pedobacter sp. WC2423, the following are encoded in one genomic region:
- the murG gene encoding undecaprenyldiphospho-muramoylpentapeptide beta-N-acetylglucosaminyltransferase produces MGPTKIIISGGGTGGHIFPAIAIANALKRIEPECEILFVGATGRMEMEKVPAAGYKIVGLNISGIQRGSILKNLSLPFKLIDSMQKALKLIATFKPDVVVGVGGYASGPILFAASWKNVPYLIQEQNSYAGMTNKRLGKKASKICVAFDGMEQFFPADRILKTGNPVRKDVVEIYNKRFHGSELLKLDPLKKTVLVTGGSLGAATLNKSIEKHLQDFIAQDVQLIWQTGKYYYAGIIQRLGASFHPNVRILEFLNQMDLAYAAADVIISRAGAGTIAELCLIKKPVILVPSPNVAEDHQTKNAMALVKRNAALLINDRSAEDTLVTQALELLKDEVRCEQLSVNIGEMALPQADELIASEVFKLAVKKDI; encoded by the coding sequence ATGGGACCAACAAAAATAATCATTTCAGGAGGCGGTACTGGCGGACATATTTTTCCTGCCATTGCGATCGCAAATGCGCTCAAACGCATAGAGCCTGAGTGTGAAATATTATTTGTAGGCGCAACAGGCAGAATGGAAATGGAAAAAGTTCCTGCTGCCGGGTACAAAATTGTAGGCTTGAATATCAGTGGGATTCAAAGGGGATCAATACTCAAAAATCTCAGTTTACCTTTTAAACTGATTGACAGCATGCAAAAAGCATTGAAGCTGATTGCAACCTTTAAGCCTGATGTGGTAGTTGGTGTTGGTGGTTATGCTTCGGGGCCGATTTTATTTGCGGCTTCCTGGAAGAATGTTCCATACCTGATACAAGAGCAGAATTCATATGCTGGTATGACCAACAAAAGACTAGGGAAAAAGGCTTCGAAAATATGTGTTGCTTTTGATGGAATGGAGCAATTCTTTCCGGCTGATCGTATATTAAAAACGGGTAATCCGGTACGTAAAGATGTAGTTGAGATTTACAATAAGCGTTTCCACGGATCGGAATTGCTGAAACTGGATCCGCTAAAGAAAACTGTTCTGGTTACAGGGGGGAGTCTTGGTGCTGCCACATTGAATAAAAGTATTGAAAAGCATTTACAGGATTTTATAGCTCAGGATGTACAGTTAATCTGGCAAACTGGTAAATATTATTATGCAGGAATTATACAGCGTCTTGGCGCAAGTTTTCATCCGAATGTACGGATACTGGAATTTCTGAATCAGATGGATCTGGCTTATGCAGCTGCCGATGTGATTATCTCAAGAGCGGGAGCAGGAACAATTGCTGAACTCTGCCTGATTAAAAAACCAGTAATCCTGGTGCCTTCGCCTAATGTGGCTGAAGATCATCAGACTAAAAATGCCATGGCATTGGTGAAAAGAAATGCAGCTCTTTTAATCAATGACCGCTCTGCGGAGGATACTTTGGTTACGCAGGCGCTGGAATTATTAAAAGATGAAGTTCGTTGTGAACAGTTGTCGGTAAATATCGGGGAGATGGCTTTGCCACAAGCTGATGAACTGATTGCAAGCGAAGTATTTAAACTAGCAGTAAAGAAAGATATATAA
- a CDS encoding FtsW/RodA/SpoVE family cell cycle protein produces the protein MGTVQALLEKTKGDRWIWLIIILLSLISIFAVYSATGTLAYKQGKTVEKILLTKHLIFVVMGIGMIYIAHLVDYQYYAGISKILMIITIPLLFYTLVFGTSLNDASRWVKIPIIGLTFQTSDLAKLALITFLARMLTKKQENIKDVKTSFIPIMGSVCVVFVLIALANLSTALMLFGVSILLLIIGRISIKQILVVCAGGFVLLMFVVFLGPRRETYKSRVNSYLHPETQHSDKTYQADQAKIALASGGIFGKGPGNSTQRNFLPHPYSDFIFAIIVEEYGLFGALIIIVLYLVLLYRCVRIVTQSPKAFGALLAAGLSFSLTIQAFANMAVAVGLGPVTGVPLPLVSMGGTSMIFTSIAFGIILSVSRDVEENGKKGLSEDLAKPASKVNKVIVGELPAMT, from the coding sequence ATGGGTACAGTACAGGCGCTTTTAGAGAAAACAAAAGGGGACCGCTGGATATGGCTGATCATTATCCTGTTGTCTCTGATCTCTATTTTTGCGGTTTATAGTGCAACTGGAACACTAGCTTATAAACAGGGCAAAACTGTAGAGAAAATACTGCTCACCAAACACTTGATTTTTGTGGTGATGGGGATTGGTATGATCTATATTGCGCATTTAGTGGATTATCAATATTATGCTGGGATTTCAAAAATCCTGATGATTATTACGATTCCGCTGTTGTTTTATACGCTGGTTTTCGGAACGAGCCTGAATGATGCTTCCAGGTGGGTTAAGATTCCTATTATCGGATTGACTTTTCAAACCTCCGATTTGGCAAAACTTGCGCTGATTACATTTCTGGCCAGGATGCTGACCAAGAAGCAGGAAAATATTAAAGATGTGAAGACTTCATTTATTCCGATTATGGGCTCTGTTTGTGTGGTCTTTGTTTTGATTGCACTGGCCAATTTATCAACAGCGCTGATGTTGTTTGGGGTAAGTATCTTATTATTAATTATAGGCCGGATCAGTATCAAACAAATCCTGGTGGTTTGTGCCGGCGGTTTTGTGCTGCTGATGTTTGTTGTTTTCCTGGGGCCGAGACGAGAGACTTACAAGTCACGTGTCAATTCTTATTTGCATCCTGAAACTCAGCATTCAGATAAAACATACCAGGCAGATCAGGCTAAAATTGCATTGGCATCTGGTGGGATTTTTGGAAAAGGGCCGGGAAATAGTACCCAGCGTAACTTCCTGCCTCATCCCTATTCCGATTTTATCTTTGCGATTATCGTAGAGGAGTATGGTTTGTTTGGGGCATTGATTATTATCGTCCTGTACCTGGTACTGCTGTACCGGTGCGTCAGGATTGTCACGCAGAGTCCGAAGGCCTTTGGGGCACTGCTCGCCGCCGGACTGAGTTTTAGTTTGACGATACAGGCTTTTGCAAACATGGCGGTAGCCGTAGGTTTAGGACCCGTAACAGGTGTCCCTTTGCCGTTAGTAAGCATGGGTGGTACTTCGATGATTTTCACGAGTATCGCTTTTGGAATTATCCTGAGCGTAAGCAGGGATGTAGAAGAGAATGGTAAAAAAGGGTTAAGCGAAGATCTGGCTAAACCAGCAAGTAAAGTAAATAAAGTGATTGTAGGTGAGTTACCTGCAATGACATAA
- the murD gene encoding UDP-N-acetylmuramoyl-L-alanine--D-glutamate ligase, producing the protein MEKQRIVILGAGESGVGAAILAQKQGFDVFVSDFGAIAGRYKETLVELNIAFEEKQHTASSIMNANEVIKSPGIADSVSIIKELKKKNIPVISEIEFAKRYTTAKTICITGSNGKTTTTMLTYHILKKAGLNVGLAGNIGHSFAAQVATENFDWYVLEISSFMLDDMYDFRADIAVLLNITPDHLDRYDYKMTNYAASKMRIVQNQRPEDHFIFCADDEETLKALKGTKVNSQKCPFSIRKKVEGGAYLEGNNIHININPKDHLTMSISELALQGKHNIYNSMASGIVAKVLEIRNATIRESMGDIKNIEHRLEHVARISGVDYINDSKATNVNSTWYALESVNTDVILIMGGVDKGNDYDMLKDLVKQKVKAIVCLGKNNKRIHEAFENDVEIIVNTFSANEAVQVAYHLATKGNTVLLSPACASFDLFKNYEDRGNQFKMAVKEL; encoded by the coding sequence ATGGAAAAGCAAAGAATCGTCATACTTGGAGCTGGTGAAAGCGGGGTAGGTGCAGCAATATTGGCACAGAAGCAGGGCTTTGATGTTTTTGTTTCAGATTTCGGGGCAATTGCCGGCCGTTATAAAGAAACATTAGTGGAACTGAATATTGCATTTGAAGAGAAGCAGCATACAGCTTCATCAATCATGAATGCAAATGAAGTGATCAAGAGCCCTGGAATTGCTGATTCTGTATCTATTATCAAAGAACTGAAGAAGAAAAATATTCCGGTGATCTCAGAAATTGAGTTTGCTAAAAGATATACAACGGCAAAAACTATTTGTATTACCGGTTCAAATGGTAAAACAACCACAACGATGCTGACTTACCATATCCTTAAAAAAGCAGGCTTAAATGTTGGCCTTGCAGGTAACATAGGACATAGTTTTGCAGCACAGGTAGCGACAGAGAATTTCGATTGGTATGTACTGGAAATATCGAGCTTTATGCTGGATGATATGTATGATTTCAGAGCTGATATCGCTGTACTTTTAAACATTACGCCTGACCATCTGGACAGGTACGATTACAAAATGACAAATTACGCAGCTTCAAAAATGCGTATTGTACAGAATCAGAGACCTGAAGATCATTTTATCTTTTGTGCCGATGATGAAGAAACCCTGAAGGCTTTAAAAGGCACGAAGGTGAATTCACAGAAATGTCCATTCTCTATTCGTAAAAAGGTAGAGGGCGGAGCTTATCTGGAAGGCAACAATATTCATATCAATATAAATCCAAAAGACCATTTAACCATGTCAATTTCAGAGTTAGCTTTACAAGGCAAGCATAATATCTACAACTCTATGGCTTCGGGCATAGTCGCTAAAGTGTTGGAAATCCGCAATGCGACCATCAGAGAAAGTATGGGAGATATTAAAAATATTGAACACCGGTTAGAGCATGTCGCCAGGATTTCGGGTGTGGATTACATCAATGATTCAAAAGCAACCAATGTGAATTCTACCTGGTATGCGCTGGAAAGTGTAAATACCGACGTGATCCTGATTATGGGTGGTGTGGATAAGGGTAATGATTATGATATGCTGAAAGACCTGGTGAAGCAAAAAGTGAAAGCTATTGTTTGCCTGGGTAAAAATAATAAACGTATTCACGAAGCTTTTGAGAATGATGTGGAAATTATTGTCAATACGTTCTCTGCAAATGAAGCCGTACAGGTAGCTTATCACCTGGCAACAAAAGGGAATACCGTGTTGTTGTCACCAGCTTGTGCAAGTTTTGATTTGTTTAAGAATTATGAAGACCGTGGAAACCAATTCAAAATGGCTGTAAAAGAATTATAA
- the mraY gene encoding phospho-N-acetylmuramoyl-pentapeptide-transferase, giving the protein MLYYLFEYLNAHYEFPGLRLFQYITFRTSLAIIISLIITTVFGRRIINYLHKMQVGETVRNLGLEGQMQKQGTPTMGGVMILMGILIPTLLLANLTNVYVLLMIVTTVWMGAVGFVDDYIKVFKKNKEGLAGRFKIVGQVGLALIIGWTMYFNPNIVVRQTVDETGVSKNSAPMVLRQKGEKFYYTQDVKSTITNIPFYKNNEFDYAKVLKFLGPGYEKYAVFVFILFVVIIITAVSNGANLTDGIDGLATGTSAIIGITLGLLAYVSGNTVIADYLNILYIPNSGELMIFAGAFVGACVGFLWYNSYPAQVFMGDTGSLAIGGIIAALAIMIRKELLIPILCGVFLIEVTSVMLQVSYFKYTKRRFGEGRRIFLMSPLHHHYQKKGYHEAKIVTRFWIVGILLAIITIITLKLR; this is encoded by the coding sequence ATGCTATATTATCTATTTGAATATTTAAATGCACATTACGAATTTCCTGGATTAAGGTTGTTCCAGTATATTACTTTCCGTACTTCACTGGCGATTATCATTTCGTTGATTATTACCACTGTTTTCGGAAGAAGAATTATCAACTATCTGCACAAAATGCAGGTGGGGGAAACAGTAAGGAATTTAGGTCTGGAAGGACAAATGCAGAAACAAGGTACGCCAACTATGGGCGGGGTAATGATTCTGATGGGTATCCTGATCCCGACTTTATTACTGGCCAACCTGACTAATGTATACGTGTTACTGATGATTGTAACGACGGTATGGATGGGAGCAGTAGGTTTTGTGGATGATTATATTAAAGTATTTAAGAAAAATAAAGAAGGCCTTGCAGGAAGGTTTAAAATTGTCGGACAGGTAGGATTAGCGTTAATCATTGGCTGGACGATGTATTTCAATCCTAATATCGTAGTCAGACAAACTGTGGATGAAACCGGGGTGAGCAAAAATTCGGCGCCGATGGTATTGAGACAAAAGGGAGAGAAATTCTATTACACACAGGATGTAAAATCAACAATTACCAATATTCCTTTTTATAAAAATAATGAATTTGATTATGCTAAGGTACTTAAGTTTTTAGGCCCTGGTTATGAGAAATATGCAGTTTTCGTTTTTATCCTTTTTGTGGTGATTATCATCACAGCGGTTTCTAACGGCGCAAATTTAACGGATGGAATAGATGGCCTGGCAACGGGTACTTCTGCGATTATAGGGATTACGCTGGGCTTACTGGCTTACGTTTCGGGTAATACGGTGATTGCGGATTACCTGAATATCCTGTATATCCCCAATTCCGGTGAGCTGATGATTTTTGCGGGTGCATTTGTGGGCGCTTGTGTCGGATTTTTGTGGTATAATTCTTACCCTGCACAGGTTTTTATGGGGGATACAGGAAGTCTCGCTATTGGTGGGATTATCGCTGCTCTGGCAATTATGATCAGGAAAGAATTACTGATCCCGATTTTATGCGGGGTATTCCTGATTGAGGTAACTTCGGTTATGCTCCAGGTATCTTACTTTAAATATACTAAAAGGCGCTTTGGAGAGGGCAGAAGGATTTTTCTGATGTCGCCGTTGCACCACCATTACCAGAAAAAAGGATACCATGAAGCGAAAATTGTTACACGCTTCTGGATTGTAGGAATATTATTGGCCATCATCACCATCATCACTTTAAAACTGAGATAA
- a CDS encoding UDP-N-acetylmuramoyl-L-alanyl-D-glutamate--2,6-diaminopimelate ligase produces MQLQDVLYGVAIKNLIGKTNRVISALTFDSREVQQGAVFFAVKGTLSDGHTFINQTIAAGATVILCEETPAVVNPEVTYIVVENTSVALGIMASNYYGNPSSSLKLVGITGTNGKTTIATILFKLFRGLGFHTGLISTVQNQVNDQIIAATHTTPNPLALNQLLKQMVELGCTYCFMEVSSHAMVQHRIEGLTFAGGVFSNITHDHLDFHQTFDNYIKAKKSFFDGLPKGSFALTNSDDKNGMVMLQNTKASKKTYALKQLADYKVSIIENRFSGLNLEIDHTDVFFKLVGSFNAYNLAAVYGTAILLGQDKLQVLTLLSNLTGAEGRFEEIPNSKQIIGLVDYAHTPDAVQNVLSTIHDIRKGTEQVITVIGCGGDRDKTKRPVMAQVACDWSDKVILTSDNPRTEDPHQILADMEAGVSPTNRRKTLTIADRKEAIKTACHLARPGDIILIAGKGHEKYQDINGVKYHFDDKEVLMEQLNLIS; encoded by the coding sequence ATGCAGTTGCAGGATGTTTTATATGGAGTGGCGATTAAAAACCTGATTGGAAAAACCAACAGGGTAATTAGTGCGCTTACGTTTGACTCACGTGAGGTGCAGCAAGGTGCTGTATTTTTTGCGGTAAAGGGAACTTTGTCGGACGGACATACTTTTATTAACCAGACTATTGCTGCCGGAGCAACAGTTATTCTTTGTGAAGAAACACCGGCAGTGGTAAATCCTGAGGTGACTTATATCGTGGTAGAAAATACTTCGGTGGCATTGGGGATAATGGCATCCAATTATTATGGAAATCCTTCTTCTTCGTTGAAACTGGTTGGAATTACCGGAACAAATGGGAAAACAACCATTGCTACTATTTTATTTAAATTATTCAGAGGCCTTGGTTTCCATACCGGATTAATTTCTACGGTACAAAATCAGGTGAATGATCAAATCATTGCGGCTACACATACCACACCAAATCCATTGGCGCTGAATCAGCTCCTGAAGCAAATGGTAGAGCTGGGTTGTACTTACTGCTTTATGGAAGTAAGTTCTCATGCGATGGTGCAACACAGAATAGAAGGATTGACTTTTGCAGGCGGTGTGTTTTCAAACATCACACATGATCATCTTGATTTTCATCAAACATTTGACAATTATATAAAAGCTAAGAAATCATTTTTTGATGGTCTTCCAAAAGGTTCTTTCGCGCTGACCAATTCCGATGATAAAAACGGGATGGTGATGCTTCAGAATACGAAGGCTTCTAAAAAAACTTATGCCTTAAAGCAACTGGCTGATTATAAAGTAAGCATTATTGAAAACAGGTTCAGTGGCCTGAATCTTGAAATTGACCATACCGATGTGTTTTTCAAACTGGTAGGTTCATTCAATGCTTATAACCTGGCTGCCGTTTATGGTACGGCTATTTTATTGGGTCAGGATAAGCTTCAGGTATTAACGCTATTGAGCAACTTAACTGGTGCTGAAGGCAGATTTGAAGAAATACCTAACTCCAAACAGATTATTGGCCTGGTGGATTATGCACATACACCTGACGCTGTTCAGAATGTATTGAGTACAATTCATGATATCAGAAAAGGGACAGAGCAGGTAATTACAGTAATTGGTTGCGGTGGAGACAGAGATAAAACCAAACGTCCGGTAATGGCTCAGGTAGCTTGTGACTGGAGCGATAAAGTAATCCTGACTTCAGATAATCCAAGAACGGAAGATCCGCATCAGATTCTGGCGGATATGGAAGCTGGTGTATCGCCAACTAACCGCAGAAAAACATTAACGATTGCAGACCGCAAGGAAGCTATAAAAACAGCTTGTCATTTAGCCAGACCAGGTGATATTATCCTGATTGCGGGTAAAGGACATGAAAAATACCAGGATATCAATGGAGTAAAGTATCATTTTGATGATAAAGAAGTGTTAATGGAACAATTAAACTTAATCAGCTAA
- a CDS encoding penicillin-binding protein, with amino-acid sequence MNIRANILLRVYLSFGLIVLLAVAVLVRLCDVQFVEGHKWRAMADSLSTKYINVDAARGNIYSNDGSLLATSVPEYELRMDLYAGGISENKVFYAKVDSLAMKLSQFFVDKTPKEYSRMLRTARADSVRYLLIKRKVNYQQLKELRTFPLYNIGKYSGGLMAIQQNKRILPFQNLAKRTIGYKNENVSNGVGLEGAYGNYINGESGKRLVQRIAGGVWMPVNDEAEIAPKEGADIISTIDINMQDLAQSALEKQMIKSDADHGTVILMEVETGEVRAVANFTRESEGVYKEMFNYAIGGSQDPGSTFKLASYMALLEDKKIDTNTTVDTGNGVYRLYNHNIKDSHGSVGVVTAKKAFEVSSNTAVAKFVYSAYKDDPKEFTDHLYKIHMNEKLGLQIPGETKPVIKNPAYKSWSGLTLAQMAYGYEMQITPLQILTFYNAIANDGKYIAPIFVKEIRRLGNPIEQFHARVISERVCSETTVKKLQAMLEGVVTEGTGKLMGSPFYRVAGKTGTAQVADGNKGYKAKRSYQASFCGYFPADKPKYSIMVSINGPKNGYYGGSVAGPVFKEIADRIYASDAQMYNNVTDHLVGNTKSPEAKAGQSKAVKSVYNALGIKALYAAKSDYFNSVDTSNGIVYQEYSSVKGMMPNVSGMGLKDALYLLGNAGLKTQVKGSGKVISQSIPSGMKIGRGLLVQLELK; translated from the coding sequence ATGAACATTAGAGCTAACATACTATTACGTGTTTATTTGTCCTTCGGACTGATTGTACTGCTTGCCGTGGCAGTATTGGTCAGATTATGCGATGTACAATTTGTAGAGGGGCATAAATGGCGTGCCATGGCCGACAGTCTCTCTACAAAGTATATCAATGTGGATGCTGCACGTGGTAATATTTATTCTAATGATGGAAGCCTGTTAGCTACATCTGTACCAGAGTATGAACTGAGAATGGATTTGTACGCTGGCGGAATTAGTGAGAATAAAGTTTTTTATGCCAAGGTGGATTCTCTGGCTATGAAACTTTCACAGTTTTTTGTGGATAAAACACCAAAGGAATATTCACGTATGCTGCGTACTGCCAGAGCAGACAGCGTCAGATATTTATTGATCAAGCGTAAAGTGAATTATCAGCAGCTCAAAGAATTGAGGACTTTCCCATTATATAATATTGGAAAGTACAGTGGTGGTTTAATGGCCATTCAGCAGAATAAAAGAATTTTGCCTTTTCAGAACCTTGCAAAAAGGACGATCGGGTATAAAAATGAAAACGTTTCCAATGGCGTAGGGCTGGAAGGGGCTTACGGAAATTATATTAATGGGGAAAGTGGTAAAAGATTAGTTCAACGTATTGCTGGTGGTGTCTGGATGCCGGTTAATGATGAGGCTGAAATTGCTCCTAAAGAAGGGGCTGATATCATTTCTACGATCGATATCAATATGCAGGATCTGGCACAGAGCGCATTAGAGAAACAAATGATTAAAAGTGATGCAGATCATGGGACAGTGATTTTGATGGAGGTGGAAACTGGTGAAGTCAGAGCAGTTGCGAATTTTACCAGGGAGAGTGAAGGTGTTTACAAAGAGATGTTCAATTACGCGATAGGTGGAAGCCAGGATCCGGGATCTACTTTTAAACTGGCCTCTTATATGGCTTTGCTGGAAGATAAAAAAATAGATACGAATACTACGGTGGATACTGGAAATGGTGTTTACAGGCTTTATAACCATAATATAAAAGATTCCCATGGGAGCGTAGGAGTGGTCACTGCTAAAAAGGCATTTGAGGTTTCATCCAATACGGCGGTAGCCAAATTTGTTTATAGCGCTTATAAAGATGACCCTAAAGAATTTACGGATCATTTATATAAGATCCATATGAATGAAAAGCTGGGACTGCAAATTCCCGGGGAAACCAAACCTGTCATTAAGAATCCTGCCTATAAATCCTGGAGTGGTCTGACTTTAGCGCAGATGGCTTATGGTTATGAAATGCAGATTACTCCGCTGCAGATTTTGACGTTTTATAATGCCATCGCTAACGATGGAAAATATATAGCACCAATTTTTGTAAAAGAAATCAGAAGGTTGGGAAACCCGATTGAACAGTTTCATGCCAGGGTAATCAGTGAGCGGGTTTGTTCTGAAACGACAGTGAAAAAATTACAGGCGATGCTGGAAGGTGTGGTCACAGAAGGTACTGGTAAACTGATGGGATCTCCGTTTTACCGGGTAGCTGGTAAAACAGGTACTGCACAGGTAGCTGATGGAAATAAAGGTTATAAAGCTAAGAGAAGTTATCAGGCTTCTTTTTGTGGTTACTTCCCGGCTGATAAGCCTAAGTACTCTATTATGGTTTCTATCAACGGACCTAAAAATGGCTATTACGGGGGATCAGTTGCCGGGCCGGTATTTAAAGAAATTGCAGATCGTATTTACGCAAGTGATGCGCAGATGTATAACAATGTGACTGACCATCTGGTTGGAAACACAAAAAGTCCTGAAGCGAAAGCAGGACAGAGTAAGGCAGTGAAAAGTGTTTACAATGCCCTGGGAATTAAAGCCCTTTATGCTGCGAAATCTGACTATTTCAATAGTGTGGATACCAGCAATGGAATTGTTTACCAGGAATATAGTTCTGTGAAAGGTATGATGCCTAATGTAAGCGGAATGGGCTTAAAAGATGCTTTATATCTTTTAGGGAATGCCGGTTTAAAAACACAGGTTAAGGGAAGTGGAAAAGTAATAAGCCAGTCGATTCCTTCAGGGATGAAAATTGGAAGAGGATTATTGGTACAATTAGAATTGAAATAA
- a CDS encoding FtsL-like putative cell division protein, which yields MNNQFRADEVEDEEELPEEPVIRLKKPKKEKKESENANLFFKKLFVDGVVTKEAATAMLPFLIFLSLLTMLYIANSHMAVKNIRDIDKLNKEVKELSWEYKSLKADLMFKSKLTEVAKKVDTLGIKELTEPPKKIIINSDEH from the coding sequence ATGAACAACCAGTTCAGAGCAGATGAGGTAGAGGACGAAGAGGAATTACCAGAAGAACCGGTAATTCGCTTAAAAAAGCCTAAAAAAGAAAAGAAGGAGTCTGAAAATGCTAACCTTTTCTTTAAAAAGCTTTTTGTGGATGGTGTAGTGACTAAAGAAGCCGCTACTGCCATGTTGCCTTTTCTTATCTTTTTGTCGCTGTTAACGATGCTTTACATCGCAAACAGCCATATGGCGGTTAAAAATATAAGGGATATAGATAAACTTAATAAAGAAGTAAAAGAACTGAGCTGGGAATATAAGTCACTGAAAGCTGATCTAATGTTCAAAAGCAAGTTAACAGAAGTAGCTAAAAAAGTAGATACGTTAGGCATTAAGGAGCTAACAGAGCCTCCTAAAAAAATTATCATAAATAGTGATGAACATTAG